A stretch of DNA from Campylobacter concisus:
AAATTTCATCTATTATGCTCTCTGGCTCTTCGCTTCTTGGATTGTCACTTGTGACGATGCAAATTCTTGCGTATTTTTGGGCTATTGCTCCCATTTTTGGACGCTTTGTCCTATCTCTATCACCGCCTGCGCCAAATACAGCTATCAAATTTAGATGTCTAAGCGAGTTTAGCACCTTTTCTATGCCATCAGGCGTATGAGCAAAGTCTACGATGACTAACGGATCGGTGCTAACGACCTCCATCCTGCCGCTCACGCCTTTAAATTTACTTATCGCCTTTGAAAGTGCGGCTGCGTCTGGGTGCTCTAGCAGGCAAACGGCGCCAAGAGCGGCGATTAGGTTGTAAAGATTAAACTCACCTTGAAGGCTTGAGTCTATCTCCACATCGCCATTTGGCGTCTTGATAACTGCGTCTATGCCGTCCTTTAGCCCATAAACCACCGGCGCAAAGCTGGCTGGCTTTTTAAGCGAATACGTATAAGCGTTTTTTGGATTAAATTTAATGCCATTATCGTCAGCATTTATAAGCTTCATGCAATCATCATCAAAAAAGCTCGACTTTACCCTAGCGTACTCCTCCATGCTCTTATGGTAGTCGAGGTGGTCTTGAGTTAAATTTGTAAAAATTTTTAGAGCAAATTTCAAGCTCTCTATGCGCTTTTGAGCGATCGCATGCGAGCTAACCTCCATCACGAAGTACTCGCAGCCCTGCTCACTAGCTACTTTGAGATAAGAAAGCGTCCTTAAAATGGCACTTGTCGTAAGCGCCTTGTCATCTATCTGCTTGCCCTCTATAAATGCCCCTCTGGTGCCACTTAGCCCACATTTTTTACCTAAATTTCGCAGGGTTTCGTAGATAGCCGCAGCCGTTGTGGTCTTGCCATTGGTGCCTGTGATGCCAACTATTTTTAGATTTTCATCAATCTTTAAAAGCTTTTTGCACTCTTCAAGGGTGATTATCTTAGCGCCCTTTTTTACCGCATCCTCTGCAAATTTCGCATTTGCAGTGGTTTGCACAAAGTATGCACCCTGCTCGCACTCGTTTGAGTCATCTGTTATGAAGCTATTTTCTACTGATATTTTCATCGTTTTGTCTTTTTTGTATCTCTTTAAAAAGCTGATCTATACGCTCGTCGCCGCCAAACATCACCGCTGCACTCTCAAGGTAGTTCATGCTCATATCAATGAAGTCATTTTTTATCAAATTTCCTAAAAATTCCAAAAAATCGTCTTTGTTTGAGATCATCACCTTTGTTGAGAACATGATGTTTTCAAAGACCTTTTTAAAGCTGCCGTCCTTATAAACAGCCCTTTTAAAGTCCTCGTAGCTGATCGCGTCTTGCTCTTCAAAGTACTCGCTCTCCTCGTCTCTGGACTCTAAAATTTTTAAAATCTCCTCCACGCCCTCGTCGTCCTCGCCGGCTCTTACCTTCGCCATGTAGTAGTCAAACAAGAGCTTTGCTTCCTCGGCATTTTCCTCGCCAAGAGAGCAAATTTGTATCAAAAATGGTAAATTTTTATCCTGTGTCTTTTCGTAAGCTAGAGAGAAATAAAAGATAGCTTCTTTAAATTTTGAGCGTTTGAAGTGTTTAATGCCTATTTTTTTATAATCTATCAATGTTAAATTCCTCGCCAATCGGGATATTTACGACCTCGAGCTCTGGGTGAATATCCATACGAAGTTGTCTTTCGAGTCCATATTTTAGTGTAGTTGTGCTAGCTGCACATCCATGACAATGCCCTGTAAGTCTTACATAAATTTTGCCGTTTTTTATGCCAAGTAGCTCCATGCCACCGCCATCATTTTCAAGCATCGGTAATACCTTTTGCAAACTCGCACTGACTGGTTTTAAAAGTTCTTCATCGCTAAATGGGATCATATCTTTTTCCTATTAAATTTTTGGGCTATTATAGCAAAATAAAAATGCAAAAAATAATGGCTATATTTTTGCTTAGCGCTAATTTTGCTTTATAATTTAAACCTTTTTGACACACCTAGTCAGTTTTGATTATTAAATGCGTGAGCTAAAATTTAGTAAATTTTTGATTATTAGTTTTAGGATAAAAGGGCAAATTTTGCCCTTTTGTTTAATCTATTAGAAGTGATTTTATATCTACTTTTTGCTCGATCATCTTACTCTCGAGCATAAATTCTTGCGTAGCCTCAAGTGCTTTTATATCTTCAGCCGTGATCTTTGGACTAAAGTCATACTGCGGATACATACTCCTTACCGCCTCTATGCTAAGCCCAGTCTCTTCAGCTGTAAATTTTAATGCCTCTTCCTCATTTGCTTTCATAAAAGCCAAAATTTCATCTTGAGCCTTTTTAAATTTTTCAACTAGATCTTTATGTTTTTTGTAAAATTCTCCGCTTGTGGCAGTAACGATGACTGGAGTGATGACGCCCTTGCCTGTTGTTATAACACTAAGTCCTGATTTTTTAGCATTATAAGCAGCTGGTCCAGCAAGAAGTGCTGCATCGACGCTACCATTTTCAAGTGCAGCTTGTGCAGCTGGGATGCCCATAGAAACGAACTCTACGTCATTTATGCTAAGCCCTCCAAGAGCAAGATATCTAACCAAAAGCTCATTTAATATCGTACCTTTTGGGCCTGCTATTTTTTTACCTTTTAAGTCTTTAGCGGTTTTTATGCCTTTATCTTTAGCAAATATCGCAAAAGCTTCAGGTGCTCTTGAATAGGCACTTATGATCTTTATATCAGCTTTGTTCGCTGCGGCAAGTATGACTGAGGTTCCGCCAACACAGTTTAGAAACTGGAGCGAATTTGAAGCGAGCGCTTGCGTTTGTTTCGCACCTGATGTTATCTCAGAGTACTCGACTGGTACGCCAAAAGATTTAGCATAAAAGCCTTTAAATTTATCGACGATTGAAGGGACGTTTAGCGGCGATTTGACGTAGGTCATGCCGATCTTATCTAGCTCACTTGCGTTTGCGACTAGACAAAGCAAAGAGGCCGCACACAAAATCTTAAAAAACTTTCTCATATTTGCTCCTTTAAAAATTTTCCAAATTATATAACTTTTTGCTTCGTTTTGGTTTTAATTATCATTTTATAAAATGCTAAATTTCGCTCAAAATTTTACGCTTTAAATTTATTAGTTTATCGCAAAGCAAATCTCTTGGCTTAGCTAAATTTGATAAATCATAATTTGATTTTATCCCACCTTTTTCAAGCAAAATTATCTCATCTGCTAGATATAGGGCCTCATCGACATTATGAGTGACAAAAATGATGGTTTTGCCGGTTTGGAGCTTTAAAATTTCAGCCTGCATGCTGGCTCTCGTAAAAGCATCAAGTGCTGCAAATGGCTCATCCATAAGGATCAAATTTGCTTCATATGCAAGCACTCTAGCAAGAGAAACGCGCGAGCTCATGCCGCCAGATAGCTGCGAAACAGCGGCAAATTTAAAGTCATTAAGTCCTATCATTGATATGAGTCTATCTATCTTTACCTCGTCTATCTCATGCTT
This window harbors:
- a CDS encoding UDP-N-acetylmuramoyl-L-alanyl-D-glutamate--2,6-diaminopimelate ligase, whose amino-acid sequence is MKISVENSFITDDSNECEQGAYFVQTTANAKFAEDAVKKGAKIITLEECKKLLKIDENLKIVGITGTNGKTTTAAAIYETLRNLGKKCGLSGTRGAFIEGKQIDDKALTTSAILRTLSYLKVASEQGCEYFVMEVSSHAIAQKRIESLKFALKIFTNLTQDHLDYHKSMEEYARVKSSFFDDDCMKLINADDNGIKFNPKNAYTYSLKKPASFAPVVYGLKDGIDAVIKTPNGDVEIDSSLQGEFNLYNLIAALGAVCLLEHPDAAALSKAISKFKGVSGRMEVVSTDPLVIVDFAHTPDGIEKVLNSLRHLNLIAVFGAGGDRDRTKRPKMGAIAQKYARICIVTSDNPRSEEPESIIDEICAGMSQNENLIRNANRKEAIALAISKLEPGWALVILGKGDEPYQEIKGVKHPFSDKEVVRELLKR
- a CDS encoding histidine kinase: MIDYKKIGIKHFKRSKFKEAIFYFSLAYEKTQDKNLPFLIQICSLGEENAEEAKLLFDYYMAKVRAGEDDEGVEEILKILESRDEESEYFEEQDAISYEDFKRAVYKDGSFKKVFENIMFSTKVMISNKDDFLEFLGNLIKNDFIDMSMNYLESAAVMFGGDERIDQLFKEIQKRQNDENISRK
- a CDS encoding NifU family protein; the protein is MIPFSDEELLKPVSASLQKVLPMLENDGGGMELLGIKNGKIYVRLTGHCHGCAASTTTLKYGLERQLRMDIHPELEVVNIPIGEEFNIDRL
- a CDS encoding NrtA/SsuA/CpmA family ABC transporter substrate-binding protein, producing the protein MRKFFKILCAASLLCLVANASELDKIGMTYVKSPLNVPSIVDKFKGFYAKSFGVPVEYSEITSGAKQTQALASNSLQFLNCVGGTSVILAAANKADIKIISAYSRAPEAFAIFAKDKGIKTAKDLKGKKIAGPKGTILNELLVRYLALGGLSINDVEFVSMGIPAAQAALENGSVDAALLAGPAAYNAKKSGLSVITTGKGVITPVIVTATSGEFYKKHKDLVEKFKKAQDEILAFMKANEEEALKFTAEETGLSIEAVRSMYPQYDFSPKITAEDIKALEATQEFMLESKMIEQKVDIKSLLID
- a CDS encoding ABC transporter ATP-binding protein, coding for MIEILNLSKHFFINDKRIDVLKELNLSIKKDKITVILGRSGCGKTTLLRLIAGLESVSLGEIKFKEQAKIGFVFQEPRLMPFLNVYENIVFALKKHEIDEVKIDRLISMIGLNDFKFAAVSQLSGGMSSRVSLARVLAYEANLILMDEPFAALDAFTRASMQAEILKLQTGKTIIFVTHNVDEALYLADEIILLEKGGIKSNYDLSNLAKPRDLLCDKLINLKRKILSEI